One window from the genome of Gimesia aquarii encodes:
- a CDS encoding DUF3379 domain-containing protein: MNFSEPSKSSEHSDQGEQPGDAAFHDQLKSVLLDVEVPDGLKDSILDSLVQSNENVLISDQPAISPRKSFLKKPGVLAGLSACLVFAAMLVSFFVAQGPVIDLSEFSPKLNLDRRFLSRFDNNFSERLPTQGGWRFKGRLNFTPNSYGVFVDQSSAHEPKSPVHDTVVRFFTLNTGKAQPVYGAILQVPARRVTPLPSHTYFDPGNVEYSQLKKGNYATVKWIEDDQVYICIVFGGARELEALGRALQAASA, from the coding sequence ATGAATTTTTCAGAGCCATCTAAATCATCAGAACATTCTGATCAAGGGGAACAGCCGGGCGATGCGGCTTTTCACGACCAGCTCAAATCTGTACTTCTTGACGTTGAAGTTCCTGATGGGTTAAAAGATTCTATTCTGGATTCACTTGTTCAATCTAATGAAAATGTTTTGATAAGTGATCAGCCTGCCATTTCCCCACGGAAATCGTTTCTTAAAAAGCCGGGTGTCCTTGCTGGACTTTCAGCTTGTTTGGTATTTGCGGCAATGCTGGTTTCTTTTTTTGTTGCTCAAGGGCCGGTCATTGATTTATCTGAGTTCAGTCCGAAGTTAAATCTGGATCGTCGTTTTTTGTCTCGATTTGATAATAATTTTTCTGAGCGTCTGCCGACTCAAGGAGGTTGGCGTTTCAAAGGTCGTTTAAACTTTACCCCCAATTCTTATGGCGTTTTTGTAGATCAATCATCGGCTCATGAACCCAAATCACCGGTCCATGACACTGTGGTTCGTTTTTTCACACTTAATACTGGGAAAGCCCAGCCTGTTTATGGGGCAATACTGCAGGTGCCCGCCAGGCGAGTGACTCCGTTGCCTTCGCATACTTATTTTGATCCTGGAAATGTCGAGTACTCTCAGCTCAAAAAAGGAAATTATGCGACAGTAAAATGGATTGAAGACGATCAGGTTTATATCTGCATTGTTTTTGGTGGCGCACGTGAATTGGAAGCTTTGGGACGAGCTTTACAAGCCGCTTCTGCTTGA
- a CDS encoding cytochrome c codes for MSSAVLFSQNPIDSDMGIVSENVNVQKTFQSLSRPGLQNVFQIDDRIYSGSAPKGKKGFEVLKKMGIKTIVSVDGVTPKLKLAKETGINYVHIPIGYDGISHEAGLAFARVSRDLQGSIYIHCHHGRHRGPAAAAIVGLCRGSFDKKQAFLFLEQAGTSKAYAGLWRDIGGFQVPAPNIKLPKLVASAKVDPMVTAMVNINYQFEQLELLSASESPDEKETLQIILLLQEGFHETSRKYASDYDETFKKWLNESEAHFKRLGTEIRKGDQEQIVSRLKSLKSQCKRCHQKYRD; via the coding sequence GTGAGTTCTGCTGTTTTATTTAGTCAGAACCCGATAGATTCTGATATGGGGATCGTATCAGAGAATGTCAATGTTCAAAAGACGTTTCAATCACTCAGCCGACCTGGTTTACAGAATGTGTTCCAAATTGATGATCGGATTTACTCTGGGAGCGCTCCTAAAGGTAAAAAAGGGTTTGAGGTTTTGAAGAAAATGGGGATCAAGACGATCGTCAGTGTAGATGGAGTAACACCAAAATTAAAATTGGCAAAAGAGACTGGGATCAACTATGTTCATATTCCCATAGGCTATGATGGAATTTCTCATGAAGCTGGATTAGCGTTTGCTCGGGTGTCCAGAGATCTTCAAGGCTCGATCTATATTCATTGCCATCATGGACGTCATCGAGGTCCTGCTGCGGCTGCGATAGTCGGGCTCTGTCGAGGCAGCTTTGATAAGAAGCAAGCTTTTCTCTTTTTGGAGCAAGCAGGAACCAGTAAAGCGTATGCCGGTCTCTGGAGAGATATCGGGGGATTTCAAGTTCCTGCTCCCAATATAAAACTACCTAAATTAGTTGCGAGTGCGAAAGTTGATCCGATGGTGACGGCGATGGTCAATATCAACTACCAGTTTGAGCAGTTGGAATTACTGAGTGCAAGTGAGTCTCCAGATGAAAAAGAAACATTGCAAATCATCTTACTCTTGCAGGAAGGGTTCCATGAAACATCACGGAAGTATGCCAGTGATTATGACGAAACCTTTAAAAAATGGTTGAATGAATCTGAAGCACATTTTAAAAGGCTGGGAACAGAAATTCGAAAAGGAGACCAGGAACAGATCGTTTCCAGATTGAAGTCACTGAAATCACAGTGCAAACGTTGCCATCAGAAATATCGTGATTGA
- a CDS encoding RNA polymerase sigma factor, which yields MSLQNHTTSEELALLVDQYYQLLFRYAYRLSGDRADAEDLTQQTYLVAQKKLSQLRDMSLARSWLCTILRNLFLKKITKKITPVALSQTFDLPSEEKMMPELTSTELQCALKNLPEDFRVPLLMFYFEEKTYKEIATELSIPLGTVMSRLARAKSFLQERFSSLSKEETTIHS from the coding sequence ATGTCCTTACAGAACCATACTACCTCCGAAGAACTTGCCCTGTTGGTGGATCAATACTACCAGCTGCTCTTCCGATATGCATATCGTTTATCGGGTGATAGAGCAGATGCAGAAGACCTTACCCAACAGACCTATTTGGTAGCTCAGAAAAAACTGTCTCAACTTCGTGATATGAGTTTAGCCCGCTCTTGGCTTTGCACAATTTTGCGAAATTTATTTTTGAAAAAGATCACAAAAAAAATTACTCCAGTAGCACTTAGCCAGACGTTTGATCTTCCTTCTGAAGAAAAAATGATGCCCGAATTAACTTCAACGGAGTTACAATGTGCTCTTAAAAATTTGCCAGAAGATTTTCGAGTTCCGTTATTGATGTTTTATTTTGAAGAGAAGACTTACAAAGAAATCGCCACTGAACTCTCGATTCCACTTGGAACGGTCATGAGCCGTCTTGCGAGGGCGAAATCATTTTTACAAGAGCGCTTTTCATCGCTTTCTAAAGAAGAGACAACAATCCATTCATAG
- a CDS encoding Hsp70 family protein — protein sequence MQKIQAVGIDLGTTYSCIAHLNEHGEPVTIPNQEGELSTPSVAMFDGAEVIVGTEALRHAIVNPLNVVQHAKRFLGKPDFQWEIDGRYFTPKDISAFILKKLLAAANERLGSVESAVITVPAQFSDVQRQETINAALQAGLKQVDLINEPVAASLCYVLGSEGMWFAELAEEQRILVYDLGGGTFDLSLVKYQKDEVNVIASGGDLKLGGIDWNSKLQATIAEQFVNEFGVNPSNDPESLQYLANEVEQAKRSLTVRPKTTLACQVGSKRKTYQITQSQFELLTKELVSRTTAITKALLKDNGMGWAHVDVVLTTGGSSRMPMIRDALKKSSGTTRNLSLPPDQSIAHGAAYYAGMLLSNREYAESILTTEAASRLAKIKQHSVNARSLGFLVRDQQGQQRIPHYLLPANSKLPASVKHTYGTVSANQRRVHLKLIESGASQDEPFVVLGNCVIEGLPADLPVDSKIEVLMEYDAEARVHVSARDLASGKAAEIEITREQNILQTTSENSQQITETQDEVQLEQSNMLEGILDQAEPVVKQTENKRELPDTPVVSKKNQQVARGLDSSERPVALCNQCGDPQQGPPGSNCSAPEKHSQGLLSSRTTPKLKKKKSKKQVPKKGQRSSSSLNQTQQASSKRSSKTQASSQRQKKSKSQPKPTSQLDAAESEFWDLLEDA from the coding sequence ATGCAGAAAATACAGGCTGTCGGAATCGATTTGGGAACAACTTATTCCTGCATCGCTCATCTGAATGAGCATGGTGAACCGGTTACGATTCCCAACCAGGAAGGGGAATTATCTACTCCCTCTGTGGCTATGTTTGATGGTGCTGAGGTGATCGTTGGAACAGAGGCACTCCGACATGCGATCGTAAATCCCCTCAATGTCGTACAACATGCGAAACGTTTTCTTGGTAAACCGGATTTTCAATGGGAGATCGACGGTCGGTATTTTACTCCAAAAGATATCTCTGCCTTTATTTTAAAAAAGCTACTTGCGGCAGCGAACGAACGTCTTGGGTCTGTTGAATCAGCAGTCATTACCGTTCCCGCTCAATTCAGTGATGTGCAGCGTCAAGAAACAATTAACGCAGCCTTACAAGCAGGGCTAAAACAAGTTGATTTGATTAATGAACCAGTGGCAGCTTCTTTATGCTATGTTTTGGGATCTGAAGGGATGTGGTTTGCAGAGCTTGCTGAAGAACAGCGGATTCTTGTTTACGATTTGGGAGGCGGTACATTCGATCTTTCTTTGGTAAAGTACCAAAAAGATGAAGTGAATGTCATTGCCAGTGGTGGTGATTTAAAATTAGGGGGAATTGACTGGAACAGCAAATTACAGGCAACAATCGCAGAACAATTCGTGAATGAATTTGGAGTGAACCCCTCTAATGATCCTGAAAGTCTCCAGTATCTCGCGAATGAAGTCGAACAGGCGAAACGGAGTCTTACAGTCAGGCCTAAAACAACTTTGGCCTGTCAGGTTGGATCAAAGCGGAAAACTTATCAGATTACCCAGTCTCAATTTGAACTACTCACCAAAGAATTAGTTAGTCGAACGACTGCGATTACCAAAGCACTGTTAAAAGATAATGGCATGGGGTGGGCTCATGTCGATGTGGTCCTGACGACTGGTGGTTCATCTCGCATGCCCATGATTCGAGATGCCCTCAAAAAATCGAGTGGAACAACTCGCAACCTTTCGCTGCCCCCAGACCAATCGATCGCGCATGGTGCGGCTTATTATGCGGGAATGTTGTTGAGCAATCGTGAATATGCCGAGTCCATATTGACGACTGAAGCTGCCAGTCGTCTGGCAAAGATCAAACAACACAGTGTGAATGCCCGGTCATTAGGTTTTCTCGTGCGAGACCAGCAGGGACAGCAACGCATACCTCATTATCTCCTCCCGGCAAATTCAAAGCTGCCTGCATCAGTGAAGCATACTTATGGAACAGTATCAGCAAACCAGAGACGAGTTCACCTGAAATTAATTGAAAGCGGTGCTTCTCAGGATGAGCCATTTGTCGTATTAGGAAATTGCGTAATCGAAGGTTTGCCTGCCGATTTACCCGTTGATTCGAAAATCGAAGTTTTAATGGAATACGATGCAGAAGCCCGCGTTCATGTTTCCGCGAGAGATCTTGCCAGTGGGAAAGCGGCTGAGATAGAAATTACTCGTGAACAGAACATATTACAGACAACGTCAGAGAACAGTCAACAAATTACTGAAACTCAAGATGAAGTGCAGCTTGAGCAAAGTAATATGCTGGAAGGAATTCTGGATCAGGCTGAACCAGTGGTAAAACAGACTGAGAATAAAAGAGAGTTGCCCGATACACCTGTTGTTTCCAAAAAGAATCAACAGGTGGCTCGTGGACTTGATAGCTCGGAGCGACCCGTTGCGTTATGTAATCAATGTGGCGATCCTCAGCAGGGACCGCCAGGATCTAATTGTTCTGCTCCTGAAAAACATTCTCAAGGTTTATTGTCTTCGCGAACAACTCCCAAACTGAAAAAGAAAAAAAGCAAGAAACAAGTCCCCAAAAAAGGACAACGCAGTTCCTCCTCATTGAACCAGACACAACAAGCTTCATCAAAAAGATCGAGTAAGACTCAAGCAAGTTCTCAAAGGCAAAAAAAATCGAAGTCTCAACCGAAGCCGACTAGTCAATTAGATGCAGCGGAGAGCGAATTTTGGGACTTGTTAGAGGATGCTTAA
- the menC gene encoding o-succinylbenzoate synthase has protein sequence MKIERIELFHVAMPLIYPWRTAYGEDAAIHSVLCHMTSGSVEGWGESTPLAAPCYSPEWAGGVFHTVSEWLAPAVIGQEIDSGEDLQKKLSLYKGNPFAKAALDNAWWSLHSRKKDVPLHVALGATRNEVPVGADFGVMDHLDDLIEEVGTAVEQNFPRIKLKFRPGWDIPMLKAVRSSFPDATFHIDCNSGYRIQDTALFQAIDEFELAMIEQPLQHDDLTDHAQLQKIIKTPVCLDESITHPRRAQQAVTLKSCRYVNIKPGRVGGLTNAVKIHDLCQEADIPCWVGGMLESATGASHCTALAMLDNFTYPADIFPSEKYYHEELAEFPLRLSNMAGEIPGVEAFEQLPDPDLRRLESLTIQRKVIKS, from the coding sequence ATGAAAATTGAACGGATTGAGTTATTTCATGTTGCCATGCCGCTCATCTATCCCTGGCGAACTGCGTATGGTGAAGATGCAGCGATTCATTCAGTATTATGTCATATGACGAGTGGATCAGTAGAAGGTTGGGGAGAAAGTACACCTTTGGCTGCGCCTTGTTATAGCCCTGAATGGGCCGGTGGTGTCTTTCATACGGTTTCTGAATGGCTGGCACCAGCAGTGATTGGCCAAGAGATCGACAGTGGCGAAGATTTGCAGAAAAAATTGTCTCTCTATAAAGGAAATCCATTTGCCAAAGCAGCTTTGGATAATGCCTGGTGGAGTTTGCATAGTCGAAAGAAAGATGTTCCGCTACATGTTGCGTTAGGCGCCACGAGAAACGAAGTCCCGGTAGGAGCTGATTTCGGAGTCATGGATCATCTGGATGATTTGATCGAAGAAGTCGGAACTGCCGTAGAACAAAACTTTCCGCGGATTAAACTTAAGTTTCGTCCCGGATGGGATATTCCCATGCTCAAAGCAGTTCGCTCTTCTTTTCCAGATGCAACGTTTCACATCGATTGTAATAGTGGATATCGAATTCAAGATACCGCGTTATTTCAAGCGATCGATGAATTTGAACTGGCAATGATTGAGCAACCTTTACAGCACGATGATCTAACGGATCATGCTCAGCTTCAGAAAATCATCAAAACCCCCGTTTGTCTGGACGAAAGCATTACTCACCCTCGTCGTGCTCAGCAGGCAGTCACATTGAAAAGTTGTCGTTATGTTAATATCAAGCCCGGGCGTGTTGGGGGGCTTACGAATGCGGTGAAAATCCATGATTTATGTCAAGAAGCAGATATTCCTTGTTGGGTGGGTGGGATGCTGGAAAGTGCAACTGGCGCTTCCCATTGTACTGCGTTGGCGATGTTGGATAATTTCACTTATCCCGCAGACATTTTTCCCAGTGAAAAATATTACCATGAAGAGCTTGCCGAATTTCCATTGAGGTTGTCAAACATGGCTGGAGAAATTCCCGGTGTCGAAGCGTTTGAGCAATTGCCTGATCCCGATTTAAGGCGATTAGAGTCCCTGACGATTCAGCGGAAAGTGATCAAATCCTAG
- a CDS encoding transglutaminase domain-containing protein, with translation MKHILPLSLLSILMFSIAQFSSLSANELKQPQNNVTDIIHPKIRSITKSEQISEVIAPEKITADQGFSYIARLSIPRAADRKSSSKCILLEDGMPLPHPHARHKLIREQGRGHYSHWTSNTLYFSTSDSSDPRTNGKKYELISTESYNQKQSSFNLTESQSEIRFPSISQRRPQPIKIVWKNQDSQTRVSPSWKRKGSPDLTSQETMLASILKPGMSSEEKSLAIWKFLVDWRYHHTPAESGDELHDPVKFLNVYGYGFCDDCATNFSVLANKAGLQSRVWGLGGHVVGETFYDGRWHMFDPDHQVFYRNQQGVIAGVEELSQHPELITKTPQDPIGSPSALIAQLYTSTGNNRVYKKRPQIKNTVVAPSLEPLDQVEFRYTNAEFIHQKGSAGVPKAPIVGNGTLKRTVRVVRNLKQTSPEHRQWHLKWPYVFLKGSLNLKLESPVPVPTVYVSHHLKSWEKLDGVMDKNNLHVSLDEWIQKQPTAVYECYFRLENPSKTDPANLIQQVNTEVIFQFAPRALAHMEKMNNTFQMKLTSDQVLPRANKQAGIKVQLVWNELE, from the coding sequence ATGAAACATATACTACCACTTTCGTTATTAAGTATTCTCATGTTTTCTATAGCTCAATTCTCCAGCTTATCAGCAAATGAGCTCAAACAACCTCAAAACAACGTCACGGATATCATTCATCCCAAAATCCGTTCCATAACCAAATCAGAACAGATTAGCGAGGTGATTGCTCCTGAAAAAATTACAGCCGATCAAGGATTTAGTTATATTGCCCGCTTGTCGATCCCTCGTGCGGCAGACCGAAAATCTTCTTCAAAATGTATTTTGTTAGAAGATGGAATGCCATTACCGCATCCACATGCACGTCACAAACTGATTCGGGAACAGGGCAGGGGACACTATAGTCATTGGACATCCAACACTTTGTATTTTTCAACCAGTGATTCTTCTGATCCTCGTACCAATGGTAAAAAATATGAGCTAATCAGTACAGAATCTTATAATCAAAAACAATCCTCGTTTAATCTTACAGAGTCTCAATCAGAAATCAGATTTCCTTCCATTTCTCAAAGAAGACCACAACCTATCAAAATCGTCTGGAAAAACCAGGACAGTCAAACCAGGGTTTCACCGTCCTGGAAACGCAAAGGATCGCCCGACCTGACCAGCCAAGAAACGATGTTAGCTAGTATTTTGAAGCCTGGTATGAGCTCGGAAGAGAAATCACTCGCTATATGGAAATTTTTGGTCGATTGGCGATACCACCATACACCAGCAGAGTCAGGAGATGAATTACACGATCCTGTAAAATTTCTGAATGTTTACGGCTACGGCTTCTGTGACGATTGTGCAACAAATTTCTCGGTGTTAGCCAACAAAGCGGGTTTGCAATCACGTGTATGGGGTCTTGGAGGCCACGTTGTGGGAGAAACATTTTATGATGGCCGTTGGCATATGTTTGATCCAGATCACCAGGTGTTCTATCGAAATCAACAGGGAGTGATTGCTGGCGTCGAAGAACTTTCACAACACCCGGAGTTAATTACAAAAACACCTCAAGATCCAATTGGGAGCCCATCAGCCCTCATTGCCCAGCTCTATACCTCAACAGGCAACAATCGCGTTTATAAAAAACGACCTCAAATCAAAAATACCGTCGTAGCTCCTTCTCTGGAACCTCTTGATCAAGTTGAATTTCGATATACAAACGCTGAATTCATTCATCAAAAAGGCTCTGCTGGTGTTCCTAAGGCTCCTATCGTTGGTAATGGAACTTTAAAACGAACAGTTAGAGTAGTCCGAAATCTGAAACAGACAAGTCCAGAGCATCGCCAGTGGCATCTCAAATGGCCCTATGTTTTTTTGAAAGGTTCACTGAATTTAAAATTGGAATCGCCAGTGCCAGTTCCCACAGTTTATGTCTCTCATCATCTGAAATCCTGGGAGAAACTTGATGGTGTCATGGACAAAAACAATCTCCATGTTTCGCTCGATGAATGGATTCAAAAACAACCAACAGCAGTATATGAGTGCTATTTTCGACTGGAAAACCCAAGCAAAACAGATCCGGCAAATTTGATTCAACAAGTGAATACGGAAGTAATCTTTCAGTTTGCTCCAAGAGCTCTCGCACATATGGAAAAAATGAATAACACGTTTCAAATGAAATTGACTTCAGATCAAGTACTTCCCCGCGCAAACAAACAGGCAGGGATTAAAGTGCAATTAGTCTGGAATGAGCTTGAATAG
- a CDS encoding TfoX/Sxy family protein: MAYDEALAQRVHQLLKRRKGFSQRKMFGGMCFMLHGNMCCGITHKELMLRLGEKNAAKALEESFTREMDFTGKPIKSMIYVERPGFEDDADLKYWVNQAVKFVQSLPPKS; encoded by the coding sequence ATGGCTTATGACGAAGCACTCGCCCAACGCGTTCACCAATTACTGAAACGCCGAAAAGGGTTTTCCCAACGAAAGATGTTTGGTGGTATGTGTTTTATGCTGCATGGAAATATGTGTTGTGGTATCACACATAAGGAATTGATGCTGCGATTGGGCGAAAAAAATGCTGCGAAAGCGTTAGAAGAGTCTTTCACTCGTGAAATGGATTTTACCGGAAAGCCGATAAAGAGCATGATCTATGTCGAGCGCCCTGGCTTTGAAGATGATGCTGACCTGAAATATTGGGTGAATCAGGCTGTCAAGTTTGTACAATCTCTTCCCCCAAAGAGTTAA
- a CDS encoding lactonase family protein codes for MNWKLWDELYKPLLLDISLGTSSTNTNKHVLFVVGFIFKGAIMHLLLRFCLSIVGLFVLSHTPCLAASFVYISLGGEKKIAVYQMDEKDGDLTHIEDVKLEGAPGCLEVDPEKKYLFASVRSAKKFNSYSINPQNGKLKKISSVPAGGNAAYIASDRNGDYLFSAYYGEGKVAVHQLSKNGEISTEILQTIPTDKKAHAILPDQSNQFVFVPHTGPNAIYQFILNEKTGMLKANKKPLVQAAEGLEPRHLAVSKDNRFIYFDNEKGSSVSAYRLDSKKGTLTPFQTISTLPKGYEGKNTCADIELSPSGKYLYASNRGHNSIACYEVDLKSGRLKSLGQEPTEDTPRSFNIDPSGRYLYAAGQKNGKLAAYRISPKTGKLKRFATYDVGKSPSWVEIVKVP; via the coding sequence GTGAATTGGAAGCTTTGGGACGAGCTTTACAAGCCGCTTCTGCTTGATATTTCCCTCGGAACCAGTTCTACTAATACAAACAAGCATGTGTTATTCGTAGTTGGTTTCATATTCAAAGGGGCTATCATGCATCTTCTGCTTCGGTTCTGTCTATCAATCGTGGGTCTGTTCGTTTTGTCACATACTCCCTGTCTTGCTGCGAGTTTCGTTTATATTTCTCTCGGTGGAGAAAAGAAAATCGCAGTTTATCAAATGGATGAAAAGGATGGCGATTTAACTCATATTGAAGATGTGAAGCTTGAAGGTGCTCCAGGTTGTCTGGAGGTAGATCCTGAAAAGAAATATTTGTTTGCCTCAGTGAGATCGGCAAAGAAATTTAACAGTTATTCTATAAATCCCCAAAATGGTAAGCTCAAGAAAATTTCATCCGTTCCAGCGGGGGGGAATGCAGCCTACATCGCGAGTGACAGAAATGGGGACTACCTGTTTTCTGCTTATTATGGCGAAGGTAAAGTTGCCGTTCATCAATTGTCTAAAAACGGTGAAATTTCTACTGAAATTCTGCAGACGATTCCAACTGACAAAAAAGCTCACGCGATCTTACCAGACCAATCGAATCAATTTGTTTTCGTGCCTCATACTGGTCCGAATGCCATATACCAATTCATACTCAATGAAAAGACGGGTATGTTGAAGGCGAATAAAAAGCCACTGGTTCAAGCGGCAGAAGGATTAGAGCCAAGACATCTTGCTGTCTCAAAGGATAATCGATTTATCTATTTTGATAATGAAAAGGGAAGCTCTGTATCAGCCTATAGGCTGGATTCAAAAAAGGGAACTCTCACTCCCTTTCAAACCATTTCTACTCTACCGAAAGGATATGAGGGGAAAAACACTTGTGCGGACATCGAGCTTTCACCTTCAGGCAAGTATTTGTATGCCTCCAATCGAGGTCATAACAGCATTGCCTGTTACGAGGTAGATCTGAAGTCAGGGCGATTGAAGTCTTTAGGGCAGGAGCCAACGGAAGATACTCCTCGTTCGTTTAATATTGATCCGTCGGGTAGATACCTCTACGCCGCTGGTCAGAAGAATGGCAAGCTTGCCGCTTATCGAATTTCGCCTAAAACAGGAAAATTGAAACGGTTTGCGACCTATGATGTGGGAAAATCTCCTTCTTGGGTTGAGATAGTAAAAGTTCCCTAG